The following are encoded in a window of Chryseobacterium sp. genomic DNA:
- a CDS encoding phosphatase PAP2 family protein has protein sequence MSKSVYLCLLFFAFNTVQAQITDSLQPRSYQVEFRYIQLYIPAGLMTAGIILDSNRKESIKNEVVEERNEHLFAFQNHLDDYAQFAPLAAVYAFELAGMEARTDWKNRTAILLKGQLINLGLVYILKTSLKNIRPDGTAYSFPSGHTANAFAGATILSIEYGRRYKWVPYASYGLATGIGVMRMANNKHYISDVIFAAGLGILSMKAAYWSHQYKWNKAPKAADPMQMIYTAAALTNP, from the coding sequence ATGAGCAAAAGTGTCTATTTATGCCTGCTCTTCTTCGCCTTTAATACGGTCCAGGCCCAGATTACAGACAGCCTTCAGCCCCGGAGTTATCAGGTAGAATTCAGATATATCCAACTTTACATTCCTGCAGGACTGATGACCGCAGGTATTATATTGGATAGCAACAGGAAAGAATCGATAAAAAATGAAGTGGTTGAGGAAAGGAATGAACACCTATTCGCTTTTCAAAATCATTTGGACGATTATGCGCAATTCGCGCCGTTAGCAGCAGTATATGCATTTGAACTTGCAGGAATGGAAGCGCGCACCGACTGGAAGAACCGAACCGCCATTTTGCTGAAAGGCCAGCTGATTAACTTAGGTCTGGTGTATATCCTGAAAACATCACTGAAAAATATCCGGCCGGACGGAACCGCCTACTCATTTCCGTCCGGACATACCGCCAATGCCTTTGCCGGCGCTACTATCCTCAGCATTGAATATGGCAGGCGCTACAAATGGGTTCCCTACGCTTCCTATGGTCTCGCCACGGGCATCGGCGTTATGCGGATGGCAAACAATAAACATTATATTTCAGACGTTATTTTCGCGGCCGGACTCGGAATCCTCTCAATGAAAGCTGCTTACTGGTCACATCAGTACAAGTGGAACAAGGCCCCAAAAGCCGCAGACCCGATGCAGATGATCTATACAGCCGCCGCATTAACAAATCCTTAA
- a CDS encoding S9 family peptidase: protein MKFSKLSLLFIALSSLTFAQNQKYTMAEAVNGLRSNLAVKGISQFSWTDDAKAYIQGSKNAYLITEVQSMKSDTLVSLSRINKNLSTADRLKSFPMVKFISRNKGYFTRDGKYFWLEQSAGNWKISEWTALDKGAENVTVLSDNKSIVYTVKNNLYLNRNGKTVSITDDADENIVNGQSVHRQEFGISKGIFAAPSNEKIAFYRMDQGMVTDYPVIDWSVTPAQNRNIKYPMAGGASHHVSLGVYDIKNDKKIFLEVDGDKEQYLTAVTWSPDSKYIFIGVLNRDQNHMKMNQYDAATGKLVKLLFEEKSDKYVEPQHELLFFPNSNTDFIWQSQRTGYNHLFHYNLDKGLVAQLTKGDWLVTDILGFNEKRKEIYFTSTKETPLERHLYRVNWNNFKMQRLDTAEGMHTGILSKDGTQLYDIYTNASTPRSVNIINTGTLKSRNIFTAENPLKNYLRPEIKNVTLTADDGTPLYGKIILPTEFDPTKKYPTIVYLYNGPHLQLVTNSFPASGNLWYEYMAQNGYVVFTMDGRGSSNRGLQFEQAVFRNLGETEMKDQIKGVDYLKSLSYVDVERMGVHGWSFGGFMTTSLMLKHPEIFRAGVAGGPVIDWSMYEVMYTERYMDTPQTNPEGYRQSNLLDKVQNLKGKLLMIHGAQDDVVVWQHSVNFLKAAVDHGIQLDYFVYPGHEHNVLGKDRVHLMQKVTDYFDQHLKN from the coding sequence ATGAAATTTTCAAAATTATCCCTTTTATTCATAGCTCTGAGCAGTTTAACATTTGCTCAAAACCAGAAATACACGATGGCTGAAGCCGTAAACGGACTTCGGAGCAACCTGGCGGTAAAAGGTATATCCCAGTTCTCCTGGACAGATGATGCCAAAGCCTACATTCAGGGGAGCAAAAATGCCTATCTGATCACTGAAGTTCAGAGCATGAAATCAGACACCCTGGTTTCCCTGAGCCGCATCAACAAAAATCTCAGTACTGCAGACCGGCTGAAAAGCTTTCCAATGGTGAAATTCATCAGCCGAAATAAAGGTTATTTCACAAGGGACGGCAAGTACTTCTGGCTGGAACAGTCGGCAGGCAACTGGAAAATCAGTGAATGGACCGCACTGGACAAAGGCGCCGAAAACGTGACTGTTCTTTCTGATAACAAAAGCATAGTGTACACGGTTAAGAACAACCTGTACCTGAACAGAAACGGTAAGACGGTGAGCATAACAGATGATGCCGATGAAAACATCGTAAACGGTCAGTCTGTGCACCGTCAGGAGTTCGGCATCAGCAAGGGGATCTTTGCCGCACCTTCAAATGAAAAAATTGCCTTTTACAGAATGGATCAGGGCATGGTTACCGATTACCCGGTCATTGACTGGTCGGTAACACCGGCTCAAAACCGAAATATCAAATATCCAATGGCCGGAGGGGCATCTCACCATGTTTCGCTGGGGGTATACGATATCAAAAATGATAAAAAGATCTTCCTGGAGGTTGACGGTGATAAGGAGCAGTACCTGACCGCAGTGACCTGGAGCCCGGATTCGAAATACATTTTCATAGGCGTACTGAACCGAGACCAAAATCATATGAAAATGAACCAGTATGACGCGGCTACCGGTAAACTGGTTAAATTGCTTTTTGAGGAAAAATCCGATAAATATGTGGAACCTCAGCACGAACTATTATTTTTCCCCAATTCCAATACCGATTTCATCTGGCAAAGCCAGCGTACAGGCTATAACCATCTTTTCCACTACAATCTGGACAAAGGTCTGGTAGCGCAGTTAACGAAAGGTGACTGGCTGGTAACAGACATCCTGGGTTTCAATGAAAAAAGGAAGGAAATCTACTTCACATCCACAAAAGAAACGCCGCTGGAAAGACATCTTTACAGGGTGAACTGGAACAATTTCAAAATGCAGAGGCTGGACACCGCAGAAGGCATGCACACAGGCATTCTGAGCAAAGACGGTACACAGCTGTATGATATTTATACCAATGCGTCTACACCGCGCAGTGTGAATATCATCAACACAGGTACACTCAAGTCCAGAAACATTTTTACGGCCGAAAACCCTCTGAAGAATTACCTGAGACCCGAAATTAAGAACGTTACACTGACGGCAGACGACGGAACCCCTTTATACGGTAAGATTATTTTACCAACTGAGTTTGATCCCACAAAAAAGTATCCTACAATCGTTTACCTGTACAACGGTCCGCACCTGCAGTTGGTGACAAACAGCTTTCCCGCTTCAGGTAACCTCTGGTATGAGTATATGGCTCAGAACGGTTACGTTGTCTTTACGATGGATGGCCGGGGATCTTCTAACCGGGGACTTCAATTTGAACAGGCGGTGTTCCGCAACCTGGGTGAAACTGAAATGAAGGATCAGATAAAAGGTGTGGATTACCTGAAATCGCTTTCCTATGTTGATGTGGAGCGCATGGGAGTACACGGCTGGAGTTTTGGCGGATTTATGACAACCAGTTTAATGCTGAAACACCCGGAAATCTTCAGGGCAGGTGTTGCCGGTGGACCGGTCATAGACTGGAGTATGTATGAAGTGATGTATACCGAGCGGTATATGGACACTCCCCAAACCAATCCTGAAGGTTACAGACAGTCCAATCTGCTGGACAAGGTACAGAATCTGAAAGGTAAGCTCCTTATGATTCACGGTGCGCAGGACGATGTGGTGGTATGGCAGCATTCCGTAAACTTCCTGAAAGCCGCTGTAGATCATGGCATCCAACTGGATTATTTCGTATATCCCGGCCATGAGCATAACGTTCTCGGCAAGGACCGTGTGCATCTTATGCAAAAGGTCACCGATTATTTTGACCAGCATCTGAAAAACTAA
- a CDS encoding DUF4919 domain-containing protein, which yields MFRTLLLFLMISGTAVQGQGKPGMADIEHNVQDSASVYFHERLLFRFLTLPSLLSTEEGRHLYYGQYKMRKRNPAEEERAFFELVSANKCREAIAAGEQLLKTDPVNLEILGRILQCYSTADRENPQGPHRFTQFRILLDAALSSATGPETHKTYTVMNVVDEYILAGTQGIDLMQFRRRSQAVPEGMMDHWRKGRRKISFLVIYSEE from the coding sequence ATGTTCAGGACCTTACTTCTGTTTTTAATGATTTCCGGAACTGCTGTCCAAGGTCAGGGAAAACCCGGAATGGCGGACATTGAGCATAATGTCCAGGATTCTGCTTCCGTATATTTCCACGAAAGACTGCTTTTCCGCTTCTTAACACTACCGTCACTTTTAAGTACTGAGGAAGGGCGTCATCTTTACTATGGACAGTACAAAATGCGGAAAAGAAACCCTGCTGAAGAAGAAAGAGCATTCTTTGAGCTGGTTTCGGCCAATAAATGCAGGGAAGCCATTGCCGCAGGTGAGCAGTTGCTGAAAACTGACCCCGTGAATCTGGAAATTTTGGGCAGGATCCTGCAATGCTACAGCACAGCCGACCGGGAAAATCCTCAGGGACCACACCGGTTCACTCAGTTCCGGATTCTCCTGGACGCGGCCTTAAGCAGTGCCACAGGACCCGAAACACACAAAACCTATACGGTAATGAACGTGGTGGATGAATATATTCTTGCCGGTACACAAGGTATAGATCTCATGCAGTTCAGGCGCCGTTCGCAGGCTGTTCCGGAAGGAATGATGGACCACTGGCGGAAAGGCCGCAGGAAAATTTCATTTCTTGTGATATATTCTGAAGAATGA
- a CDS encoding M3 family metallopeptidase, with the protein MNRLPGLLLVSALTVTSACTTMNDKNTQIEAPVMDAALASNPFMTKSKLQYQAPEFDKIKDEHFRPAFEYGLKQQLFEIHKITSNPQAPTFENTLAALENSGEVLKRASIVFFNFTSANTNPTLQKLEEEFAPKFAAQEDQIYLNDKLYKRIKAININELTGEDKRLAEYYIQKFEIAGADLSPEKKEELKKVNEELATLSTQFSNKLLEARKQGGLVISDVKELDGLSADEIAAAAADAKAAGHEGKYLLALQNTTQQPLLQNLKNRSTREKLFKASWTRAEKGDANDTRAILEKQARLRLQKAQLLGKKSFAEWKLQDQMAPDPAAAMNLLAQLAAPAVETAKRESAEIQALIDKQKGGFTVAPWDWNFYAEQVRKAKYDLDENEIKPYFEVNTVLEKGVFYAAEQFYGITFKKRTDLPVYHPDVITYEVFDRDGKSLAIYYLDFYTRSNKSGGAWMGNFVDQSHALNQKPVITNVFNYQKPAPGKPSLISYDDVSTMFHEFGHTLHGLFANQKYVSVSGTNTPRDFVEFPSQINEFFALEPSVLKNYAIHYQTKKPMPQTLVDKIKKASSFNQGYSTTELVSAATLDMNWHSVTDESQLLPALEFEKKVLNQYGFNLPQVPPRYHSPYFAHIWGGGYSAGYYAYMWSDVLNAAAWDYIVKNGGMTRANGDRFREYILSVGNSVDLNKAFKDYTGKDPDLNPLLINKGFIK; encoded by the coding sequence ATGAACAGATTACCTGGTTTGTTGCTGGTCTCAGCACTTACCGTAACCTCAGCATGTACTACGATGAATGATAAGAATACCCAGATAGAAGCTCCGGTGATGGATGCCGCACTGGCCTCCAACCCCTTTATGACGAAAAGTAAACTGCAGTATCAGGCTCCTGAATTTGATAAGATAAAGGACGAACATTTCCGCCCGGCTTTTGAATATGGTTTGAAGCAGCAGCTTTTTGAAATTCACAAAATTACCTCAAATCCGCAAGCGCCTACATTTGAGAATACGCTGGCAGCACTGGAAAACAGCGGGGAAGTCCTGAAGCGGGCGTCAATTGTCTTCTTTAATTTTACCAGTGCGAATACCAATCCCACGCTACAGAAACTGGAGGAAGAATTTGCGCCTAAATTTGCGGCACAGGAAGATCAGATTTACCTGAATGATAAGCTGTATAAAAGGATAAAGGCTATAAATATTAATGAGCTGACGGGAGAGGATAAGCGTTTGGCCGAATATTATATCCAGAAATTTGAAATTGCCGGTGCGGATCTTTCGCCCGAAAAGAAAGAGGAGCTGAAAAAGGTTAATGAAGAATTGGCAACGCTGAGCACACAGTTCAGCAACAAACTTTTGGAGGCCAGGAAGCAGGGTGGTCTTGTGATTTCTGATGTTAAGGAACTGGACGGACTGTCGGCGGATGAAATCGCCGCTGCAGCGGCCGACGCGAAGGCAGCCGGTCATGAGGGAAAATACCTTCTCGCACTGCAGAATACCACGCAGCAGCCGCTGCTTCAGAATCTGAAAAACCGCTCCACGCGCGAGAAGCTCTTTAAAGCTTCCTGGACACGTGCGGAAAAAGGTGATGCCAATGACACGCGGGCCATTCTGGAAAAGCAGGCGCGATTGAGGCTTCAGAAAGCACAGCTCCTGGGCAAAAAATCATTTGCCGAATGGAAGCTTCAGGACCAGATGGCACCGGATCCTGCCGCCGCTATGAATCTGCTGGCCCAACTGGCCGCACCTGCTGTGGAAACAGCCAAGCGGGAAAGTGCGGAGATACAGGCCCTTATTGACAAACAAAAGGGTGGATTCACCGTAGCGCCGTGGGACTGGAATTTTTACGCAGAACAGGTTCGGAAAGCCAAATATGACCTGGATGAAAATGAAATCAAACCTTATTTTGAAGTGAACACTGTGCTGGAAAAAGGAGTTTTCTACGCTGCGGAACAGTTCTATGGAATTACTTTTAAGAAAAGGACTGATCTGCCGGTTTATCATCCGGATGTTATCACATATGAAGTTTTCGACCGCGACGGTAAATCGCTGGCCATCTATTACCTGGACTTCTACACCCGAAGCAACAAAAGCGGTGGCGCCTGGATGGGCAATTTTGTAGATCAGTCCCATGCGCTGAACCAGAAGCCAGTTATTACCAACGTCTTCAATTACCAGAAACCTGCGCCGGGCAAGCCTTCGCTCATTTCTTATGACGATGTGTCTACCATGTTCCATGAATTTGGCCATACCTTACATGGACTTTTTGCCAATCAGAAATACGTTTCAGTGTCTGGAACGAATACACCGCGTGACTTTGTGGAATTCCCCTCGCAGATCAACGAATTTTTTGCCCTGGAACCCAGCGTGCTAAAAAACTATGCTATCCATTACCAGACAAAAAAGCCGATGCCACAGACCCTGGTGGATAAGATAAAAAAGGCATCTTCCTTCAATCAGGGCTATTCGACCACCGAGCTGGTGTCCGCCGCGACACTGGATATGAACTGGCATTCGGTAACTGATGAAAGCCAACTTCTGCCGGCGCTTGAATTTGAGAAAAAGGTCCTTAACCAGTATGGATTCAACCTTCCGCAGGTGCCGCCAAGATATCATTCACCGTATTTCGCCCATATTTGGGGCGGTGGTTACAGCGCCGGCTACTACGCTTATATGTGGAGTGACGTCCTGAATGCCGCAGCCTGGGATTATATTGTAAAGAACGGTGGTATGACACGTGCTAATGGTGACCGTTTCCGCGAATATATTCTGTCCGTTGGAAATTCTGTGGACCTTAACAAAGCCTTTAAGGACTATACAGGAAAGGATCCTGACCTTAATCCATTACTCATAAACAAAGGTTTCATCAAATAA
- a CDS encoding GIN domain-containing protein translates to MKTIILPTISVLLMITSCAKIKVEMPDSTISTASGERTQKTYNYSFDQLKVSTGITADIIKAENEKIVIEAPEKLMDKVKVVQKDGLVSIFIESNGIFKNISADGNVHATIYARDFSAVTAESAADITVRDKFLQEKMAVDVSSSGSVSGHLEANEFRIKAASAAEFTGQIWALNLEADLSSGATVSTKGKVTNANVSVSSGSSFEGSNTSLQEADLDASSGGSVVAGVVKRVTARASSGGSIQIRKQAADTEVNLKESSGGSVSVSGD, encoded by the coding sequence ATGAAAACCATTATCCTGCCAACAATATCTGTTTTGCTGATGATTACCTCATGCGCGAAAATTAAAGTAGAGATGCCCGACAGCACTATAAGTACCGCGTCCGGAGAGAGAACCCAAAAGACCTACAATTATTCCTTTGATCAGTTAAAGGTATCAACAGGAATCACCGCCGACATTATAAAAGCGGAAAATGAAAAAATCGTTATTGAAGCCCCTGAAAAACTGATGGACAAGGTAAAGGTTGTCCAAAAGGACGGATTGGTAAGCATATTCATAGAATCCAACGGGATTTTTAAAAATATTTCGGCCGACGGAAATGTTCACGCCACTATTTATGCCAGAGATTTCTCTGCCGTCACTGCCGAATCTGCTGCAGATATCACGGTCCGGGACAAATTCCTTCAGGAAAAAATGGCTGTTGATGTCTCCAGTTCCGGATCTGTGAGCGGACATCTGGAAGCCAACGAATTCAGGATCAAGGCAGCCTCGGCAGCAGAATTTACCGGTCAGATCTGGGCACTTAACCTGGAAGCCGACCTTAGTTCGGGCGCCACGGTGAGCACCAAAGGCAAAGTGACTAACGCCAATGTGTCCGTAAGTTCCGGCAGCAGCTTTGAAGGCAGCAACACCTCCCTGCAGGAAGCGGACCTGGATGCTTCAAGCGGCGGAAGCGTGGTGGCAGGCGTTGTAAAAAGAGTTACTGCCAGGGCAAGTTCCGGAGGCAGCATTCAGATCAGGAAGCAAGCTGCGGATACCGAGGTGAACCTGAAGGAGAGCAGCGGTGGCAGCGTATCGGTAAGCGGTGACTGA
- a CDS encoding DUF6759 domain-containing protein: MKKSLLFFTLLLFCALPAQKRMKDYSNIMKSTNIYEIDAFLRDAHEDDPRRSVLKPRLMDMIRDYIKNAHPDDTRVKDMQEKLALLKRRPSTKITFAEMNANIRQKQIRFYQEALARAQRAAANPELGAQARIKVETPEIDRSFAVAKSRSSAEAAAIRAANRNTSGDVAVAPTMPTKSISTEAVAAINSEKEEFDLLMNPTVQEHKNQTVKILNALFDNDPTSKETSVMIKNNSDCDIIMRMEGTGNTKYRLAIPARSENTIVILKGQYLFSSLVCGAQYASQKTVQKAIMVTLGSSS; this comes from the coding sequence ATGAAGAAATCACTTCTCTTTTTTACCCTGCTGCTTTTCTGTGCACTACCGGCACAAAAACGGATGAAGGACTACTCCAACATCATGAAAAGCACTAATATTTACGAAATAGATGCTTTCCTGAGAGACGCCCACGAGGACGATCCCCGGCGCTCCGTATTGAAGCCACGGCTTATGGATATGATCAGGGATTATATAAAGAACGCTCACCCAGACGACACCCGTGTAAAAGATATGCAGGAAAAACTGGCTTTGCTGAAGAGAAGACCTTCCACAAAAATAACCTTTGCGGAGATGAACGCAAACATCAGACAAAAGCAGATCAGGTTTTACCAGGAAGCCCTGGCCAGAGCGCAGCGCGCAGCCGCCAACCCGGAATTGGGCGCTCAGGCCAGAATCAAGGTAGAGACACCTGAAATTGACCGAAGTTTTGCAGTGGCGAAATCCCGTAGTTCAGCCGAAGCTGCTGCCATACGTGCCGCGAACAGAAACACATCGGGCGACGTAGCCGTAGCTCCAACAATGCCGACTAAGAGTATATCTACTGAGGCCGTAGCAGCCATAAATTCGGAGAAAGAGGAATTTGATCTGTTAATGAACCCCACCGTGCAGGAACATAAAAACCAAACGGTGAAGATCCTGAACGCGCTTTTTGACAATGATCCTACCAGCAAGGAAACAAGTGTGATGATCAAGAACAACTCCGACTGCGATATCATCATGCGGATGGAGGGTACAGGAAATACAAAATACAGGCTTGCCATTCCTGCGCGCAGCGAGAACACCATCGTCATACTGAAAGGTCAGTATCTCTTCTCCAGCCTGGTGTGCGGTGCGCAGTACGCCTCTCAAAAAACCGTACAGAAGGCCATTATGGTAACATTAGGTTCCTCGTCCTAA
- the trmB gene encoding tRNA (guanosine(46)-N7)-methyltransferase TrmB has protein sequence MGKNKLARFEENRILPNVIQPTRAEALDNFHLKGKWRSEIFKNENPIVVELGCGKGEYSVGLAKAFPEKNFIGIDIKGARFWFGAKEATEKNMKNVAFLRTQIELLDCFFEENEVDEIWITFPDPQIKYRRTKHRMTHPDFLERYRKVLKPEGIVHLKTDSEFLHGYTLGILQGSGHEILTAHHDIYGAPEYEPNTEHLREIKTYYEELFSSKGKTITYIKFRFRQD, from the coding sequence ATGGGCAAAAATAAACTCGCAAGATTCGAGGAGAACCGTATTCTCCCGAACGTTATACAGCCAACGCGCGCTGAAGCACTGGACAATTTTCATCTGAAAGGGAAATGGCGTTCTGAGATCTTTAAAAATGAAAACCCGATCGTAGTGGAACTTGGTTGTGGTAAAGGTGAATATTCAGTTGGATTGGCCAAGGCATTTCCGGAGAAAAACTTCATCGGAATTGATATTAAAGGTGCCCGGTTTTGGTTTGGCGCCAAAGAGGCAACAGAGAAGAATATGAAGAATGTAGCCTTTCTGCGCACACAGATTGAACTTCTGGACTGCTTTTTTGAGGAGAATGAGGTTGATGAGATCTGGATTACCTTTCCGGACCCGCAAATCAAATACAGAAGGACCAAGCACCGTATGACCCACCCCGACTTTCTGGAACGCTACAGAAAGGTACTGAAGCCTGAAGGCATTGTGCACCTTAAGACCGATTCAGAATTTCTGCACGGTTATACACTCGGAATCTTACAGGGATCAGGACACGAGATCCTGACCGCTCATCATGATATTTACGGCGCGCCGGAATATGAACCCAACACCGAACATCTGCGCGAAATAAAGACCTATTATGAGGAGCTATTTTCCTCCAAAGGAAAAACCATCACCTATATCAAATTCAGGTTCAGGCAGGACTGA
- the rpsB gene encoding 30S ribosomal protein S2, producing MAKANVKDLLEAGVHFGHMTRKWNPNMAPYIFMEKNGIHIVDLHKTAVKLDEACSALEKITSAGKKVLFVATKKQAKEVVAKHAAELNMPFITERWPGGMLTNFVTIRKAVKKMNHIDKMKKDGTFETLSKKERLQVDRQRANLEKNLGSISDMVRLPSAIFVVDIMREHIAVTEAKKLGIPVFAIVDTNSDPRKVDFVIPGNDDASKSIDMILSVVSESIKDGLSQRKADKEKSKEEGEKVSADADADFDAE from the coding sequence ATGGCAAAAGCAAATGTTAAAGACCTTTTAGAGGCAGGTGTACACTTCGGTCACATGACCCGCAAGTGGAATCCAAATATGGCTCCATACATCTTTATGGAGAAAAACGGTATTCACATCGTAGACCTACATAAAACAGCAGTGAAATTGGACGAAGCGTGCTCCGCTTTGGAAAAAATCACCTCTGCAGGCAAAAAAGTTCTTTTCGTAGCTACTAAAAAGCAGGCGAAAGAAGTAGTGGCTAAACACGCTGCTGAACTTAATATGCCTTTCATCACTGAAAGATGGCCAGGCGGTATGCTTACGAACTTCGTAACTATCCGTAAAGCTGTTAAGAAGATGAACCACATTGATAAAATGAAGAAAGACGGTACTTTCGAAACTTTATCCAAGAAAGAAAGACTTCAGGTAGACCGCCAGCGTGCGAACCTGGAGAAGAACTTAGGTTCTATTTCAGACATGGTGAGGCTTCCTTCTGCAATCTTTGTTGTTGATATCATGAGAGAGCACATCGCAGTAACTGAAGCTAAGAAATTGGGTATTCCGGTATTTGCTATCGTAGATACGAACTCTGACCCAAGAAAAGTAGACTTCGTGATTCCTGGAAATGATGATGCTTCCAAATCTATCGACATGATCCTGAGCGTAGTTTCAGAATCCATCAAAGACGGTCTTTCCCAGAGAAAAGCTGATAAGGAAAAATCAAAAGAAGAAGGCGAAAAAGTATCAGCTGATGCTGATGCGGATTTCGACGCTGAATAA
- the rpsI gene encoding 30S ribosomal protein S9: MSTVHKIGRRKTSVARVYVKPGTGNITVNRKDAKEYFSTDVMVYKLNQPFILTETAGQYDVTVNVFGGGNTGQAEAIRLAVSRALCEINAEHRLALKPHGLLTRDARMVERKKPGQKKARKRFQFSKR, from the coding sequence ATGTCTACAGTTCATAAAATTGGAAGAAGAAAAACTTCAGTAGCCAGAGTTTACGTGAAGCCGGGTACCGGAAACATCACTGTAAACCGTAAGGATGCTAAAGAATACTTCTCTACAGATGTAATGGTTTATAAACTGAACCAGCCTTTCATTTTGACAGAAACTGCAGGACAGTATGATGTTACCGTAAATGTTTTCGGTGGCGGTAATACAGGTCAGGCAGAAGCGATCAGACTGGCAGTTTCCAGAGCTCTTTGCGAAATCAACGCAGAGCACAGGTTGGCACTTAAGCCTCACGGCCTGCTTACCAGAGACGCAAGAATGGTGGAAAGAAAGAAACCAGGTCAGAAGAAAGCAAGAAAGAGATTCCAGTTCTCAAAACGTTAA
- the rplM gene encoding 50S ribosomal protein L13 has product MNTLSYKTVSANKATANKEWVVVDAEGQPLGRLASKVAKILRGKHKTNFTPHADCGDNVIVLNAGKITLSGNKWADKTYIWHTGYPGGQKSQTAEELLKKDPMKVLEKSLKGMLPKNKLGSQLFKNLYLYEGTEHKHEAQQPKTININEFK; this is encoded by the coding sequence GTGAATACATTAAGTTACAAAACCGTTTCAGCTAACAAAGCTACCGCTAATAAAGAATGGGTTGTGGTAGACGCTGAAGGACAGCCTTTAGGAAGATTAGCTTCCAAGGTTGCAAAGATTTTGAGAGGTAAGCACAAAACGAATTTTACACCTCACGCAGATTGCGGAGACAATGTAATCGTTTTGAATGCTGGAAAGATTACTCTTTCCGGAAACAAGTGGGCTGACAAGACTTACATCTGGCATACAGGTTATCCTGGTGGACAGAAGTCGCAGACAGCTGAAGAGCTATTGAAAAAAGATCCGATGAAGGTTCTGGAAAAATCCCTTAAAGGTATGCTTCCAAAGAACAAACTGGGATCTCAGCTGTTCAAGAACCTTTATCTGTATGAAGGAACTGAACACAAACATGAAGCTCAGCAGCCAAAAACTATTAATATTAACGAATTTAAATAA
- a CDS encoding type ISP restriction/modification enzyme: protein MKKRGNNSSARPRRRYFPRSVVAFSKEENVVEKLPTPLKATGSERSSAQGTVTEALEAVGRVYSSAAQYFDNIPENAQNFYIGGYQPAQKWLKDRKRRTLDFQDVLHYQKMIYAVSNTERLMEEIDEAGVI, encoded by the coding sequence GTGAAGAAGCGCGGCAATAACTCCAGTGCAAGACCCCGAAGAAGGTATTTTCCGCGGAGCGTTGTAGCTTTTTCAAAAGAGGAGAATGTGGTGGAGAAACTCCCGACCCCTTTGAAGGCCACAGGGTCCGAGCGCAGTTCAGCGCAGGGTACGGTGACTGAGGCTCTTGAAGCCGTCGGCCGCGTGTACAGCAGCGCCGCTCAATACTTCGATAACATTCCCGAAAATGCTCAGAACTTCTACATAGGCGGTTACCAACCCGCGCAGAAATGGCTCAAAGACCGCAAACGCCGCACACTGGATTTCCAGGATGTGCTGCATTACCAAAAAATGATTTATGCAGTGAGCAACACGGAAAGGCTGATGGAGGAGATTGATGAAGCGGGAGTGATCTAA